TGTTGATCTACGTGATGCATCGTTGGTTCCGAAGCGACACCGCTCGTGCTGCCGCGGCGGATCGGTATGCCGACGTGCACGGGAACGCCGACCTCGACTCGTACAACGCTTACCTGAAAAACCTGGGCACTCATGACCGTGACCGCTGACCCGTTGGTGGGACACGCCCTCTCCGTTCGACCACGGCGCGGCAACGCCAGTGCGCACGATGCGCTCCTGGCAGCTGCGGTGCCATTTCCCGTAGCGATCGTCGCGTCCGCCATCGCAGGAGGCATGCTGGATCTCGCCTACCCCGCGTCCGGGTGGTGGCCCGCGACGTTCGTGAGCGCAACCATCGGGCTGTGGACGCTTCGCGGACGCTCTGTTCCCGGGGCGTTCCTGATCTCCCTCGTCTACGGGACGGCCTTCTACTTCACTCACTTGGTATGGGTGACCCGGTTTCTGGGGCCCATCCCATGGGTCGCGCTGGCTGGCTTGGAATCCCTGCTGTTCGGTGCCGGCGGTGCGCTGATCGCACTCGCCTATCGTGTCGCCACCACGCGGGCGGGATTCGGGTATCACGCGATCACTCCTGTGCTCGTCGCCGGGGTGTGGGTGCTGCGGGAAACGCTGATGGGGAATGCGCCGTACACCGGGTTCCCGTGGGCGCGAATCGGCTTCACTCTTGCCGAGAGCCCGCTCGCGGAAGCCGCTTCCTGGGTGGGGACAACCGGGCTGACCTTCCTGACAATCCTCGTCTGCGCAAGCGTCGTGGAAGCCCTCACCCTCCGCCGGTGGGAGCCGGGAGCAGCAGCGGCGGTCATCGTCGTTGCCGCGATGGCCGTCCCTCTGTTCCCGACTGAGCAAGCGGGAATGATGCGCGTCGGATGGGTGCAGGGCAACGGTCCCAGCGGCTACTTCGACACCAGGACAACAGGTGACATCCTGCGCGCACAGGAAGAAGCGACCGCTCCGCTCCTGGGGCGTGAAATGGACCTTCTCGTCTGGCCAGAAGGGGCCGTCGACGCCGATCCCCTGCGCGATGCCGCCGTCGCAGGCCGCCTTGATCGACTCGTGCAGGGTGCTGGCGCTCCGGCACTGGTGAATGCGGCAACCACCCGCGGAGCTGACACGTTCAACACCTCGATGCTGTGGACCAGCGCCGGGCCGCAGCAGCTCCACGACAAGGCCAACCCCGTCCCTTTCGGCGAATACGTGCCGGACCGTTGGTTCTACGAAGCCATCGCCCCCGATCTCATCGGGTTGATACAACGCGAGTACACGCCCGGCTCCAACACGCCCCTCATGAACGTTGGCGATGTGCCCATCGGTCTGGCGATCTGTTTCGACGTCATCTACGACGACGTCATCCACCAGAGCGCGTCCTCTGGCGCGCAGATGTTCGTGTTTCAAACCAACAATGCGGATTTCAGAGGCACGGACGAGAACCTCCAACAGCTGACCATCGCCCGCATACGCGCGCTCGAAACAGGGAGAACTGCGGTGAACGTCTCCACCACCGGGACCAGTCAAGTCATCGGCCGCGATGGAAAAGTGTTGGCTCAGGTTGCGGTGGACACGACCGCGGCGAAGATCACCGAGGTCCCCCTCCGCGCCGGCACGACTCTCGCTGTCGTGCTGATGCCGTGGCTCGGCTGGATGCTCAGTATCGGAACGGTACTAGCGCTGCTCGTCATGTCGATCCGACAGCGACGGACGCATGCTGACTCCCAGGAAGACGGATGGATGACGTTGTGAAGCTCAAGATTCTGACCTCTGGCGCGGCGCTGTGCGCACTGCTTGTGCTCACCAGCTGCGCACCCACCGTCCACCTCGAGCCCGCAGCGAACGCGAATGACCCGCTGTGCGCAGAGGTCACCGTACGATTACCGGACTCGATTGGCGACCAGGCTCGCGTCTGGACGGACGCTCAGGCCACCGCAGGATGGGGCACCCCCAGTAGCGTGCTCCTCACCTGCGGGTTGGAGCCCCCGGCCCCCACCACGCTGCAATGTGTCAGCTTGGGGGGCGTCGATTGGATCGTCGACGAGGAGGAGACCCCGAATCTGCGGCTCACAACCTACGGCCGAGATCCAGCTGCCCAGGTGTACGTGGACACGACCACCCTGTCGGCGGACGCGGTTCTCGAATCTCTTGCCGGGGCGATCCAGCAGCTCCCCAAGACCGGTGAATGCACGGCACCTGTGACGGAAGACCCGGACGCTGCTGGCGCTCAGACAGGGGATACCACTCCATGAATCCCGTTGTTCTCCGGATCGTTGGACCGACGATTCTCGTTGCCGCCGCACTCATCGCTGTGGTCATCGGGCTCGTGATTGGTGGAGGAGCTGCACCAAGACTCGCGAGTGACCCTGGAGCGCTCGTGCGATGGGGACTCCCGGCCGCGAAACTGTTCGTCAATCTGTCCGGTGCGGCGATGCTCGGGCCCCTGGTGCTGGCGGTGTTCGCTCTCCCCTCGGCAGGGAAGCCCTTCACCGTCGCGCTCGATATTGCCTCCGCCGGCGCCGCGACCCTCACCCTCACAAGCGGGGTGGTGGCTTACCTCACCTTCCTGTCCTCATTCAATCCGCAAGTTAACCTGAGTGCCGAGTTCGGCACGCAGCTCGGTCGCTTCCTCCTCGACACGGAGCTGGGACGATCATGGCTCATCACCGCGATCCTCGCTTCGGTCGTGACAGTCCTCGCATTCGCTGTTCGCAGCTATGGTGCGGTCATGATCACAACCGTGCTTGCGATCATCAGTCTGATTCCCATGGCCACCCAAGGTCATTCGGGTGAGCTCGCCAATCACGATCCCGCTGTCATGTCCCTCGTCCTGCATGTCATTTCAGCAGCAGTATGGCTCGGGGGCTCATCCTGCTCGTCGTCGCGCGACCGATCAGCTCGCCGCGCGAACTCGAGAACCTGCTCCGCCGGTACTCGACGGTGGCGCTCATCGCGTTCATCGGCGTCGCCGTCTCGGGATACGCGCGGACGCTCACAGCCCTCGGCCGGTGGGAGGATTTGGCCTCACCGTACGGCATCCTCCTTCTCACAAAGATCGGCGCGCTTTTGGTCATGGGCGTCCTGGGTGCCGCCTACCGCCGCCGACTCATCGCAAAGACCAGCGAGGGCCGTGGCGCCTTCTGGATGATCGTGTGCGTCGAACTCGGTTTCATGGGTGTCGCGAGCGGGGTCGCCGCCGCCCTCGCCCGCACCGCCGCCCCCGCCGATGCGATCACCCTGCCGCAGACCACCGCCGCGGAGATCCTCACCGACGCACCCGTCCCGGTCGCACTCACCCTGCAGAGATGGTTCACGGCGTGGAGTCCCGACCTCCTTTGGGTGCTCGTCGCGGGTTTCGGAATCGTCTTCTACCTCGTCGGCGTCCGACGCGCACGGCGCCGCGGGTATCCGTGGCCAGCCAGGCGCACGATCAGCTGGATTGCGGGGATGGGGGCGCTTCTGTGGACGACCAGTGGGCCGATCGCAGCCTATGACGATTCGCTCATCAGTATGCGATTCCTCGCCTTCGCTCTCCTCAGTCTCGCGATCCCCTTGCTCCTTGTCTTCGCGGCGCCGATCACCCTCGCAACCTTGGTCATCCACCCACGGGACGATGGAAGCCGAGGACCGCGCGAATGGCTTCTCTGGGCCGCCCACAGCCCCCTGGCCCGGTTTACTCGTCGCCCCGTCGTCGCCGCGTCCCTGTTCGCCACGTCGCTGTGGTTGTTCCACTACTCCGACCTGTTCCGATGGTCGCTCTACGACCAGCTCGGAGCGGAATGGATGATCAGCCAGCTCCTCGTCACCGGGTGCCTCTTCGTACGATCGCTTTCCCCGAACGCGTCCACGACTCCCGAGGGGCGGTGGCGTGTGGCCTCACTCACTGCGCTCACAGGCGTGGCCACTTTCTTCGGCATCGCCACTATCGCTCGCTCCGACCTCATCGTCGCGGAGTGGTTTGGCGCCATGGGGCGGACGTGGGGACCCACCCCCCTGCAGGACCAGGCCCTCGCCGGAGCCGCCACCTTGATGATCGCGGGAATGCTCGCAATCCTCACCGGCTTCTCCGTCCTCCACACGAAACGCAACAACAGACCTACCGACAGCACCCCCGTGCCCGCCGGACGAAAGGACCCACGCCCGTGACCTCCACCCACCGCACCCGCTGGCTCGCCAGCACACTTCTTGCCCTCATCGCACTGGGAATCGTGGCCGCACCGGCCCCCGCAGCTCTCGCGCACGACAACCTCCTGGACACCGTGCCCGGGGCAGACGAAACCGTCACCCAACTCGACGACGTCGCTCTCACGTTCAGCGGGGAACTCATTGACTTCAGCCAGGCAAGCTTCGCCCAAGTGCAAGGACCCGACGGCCTCTTCTACGAATCCAGCTGCTCCACCATCGACCGCAACATCCTCACCACCCCGGTCGCACTCGGAGAACCCGGCGTCTACACCGTGCTTTGGAACGCCGTCTCCAGCGACGGTCACCCCATATCCGAGAGCTTCACGTTCACGTACGCTCCCACCGGCATCGAGCCAGGGCTGGGATGGGACCAACCAGCATGCGGGAACGAACAATCACGGATGCAACCGGCAAAGGCGTCGCCCTCTGCTGTGCCAACTACCGAACCTCCCGCAGCGGACACCCCTGCCCCGGCGGCATCCGCAGGCGAGAACGAGGTGGCTTCGATCGCGATCCCGCTCATCATCGCCGTGGCTGTCATAGGTGCCGCGGTGATCGCCACCACCGTTGTCGTACGGCAAGTGAAAAAGAACAAACACAACAAGGTGAGCCCCGACATCCACACGGACCCGAAAGCGTGAACTTCGTGTCAGGACAGTCGAACTCGAATTCGATGCGACAGATATGGGCCACTGATCAGAGATCACGAGCGAGTCGGCGCGACTTCGGCGGCCACGTACGGCCGATGGACCAGACGGCGGGCAATGCAAGCGTGGCCAATCTGCGCGCCCATGGCAGCAGAATCCACGAAGCCGAGCTCGAGGAGAGGGCACAGTGAACGGACGACTCGTCTCTGCGGCTACGGAGGCGGCTGAAGAATGCGGTTGTGCACCCACGCCCGCCGAACGCGACTCGTTCTGGAAGCTGAGTGTTACTCGACGTGGCGCTTTCGGGCTCGGCGCGCTCGGTGTCGCTGCATTCGCTGCACTCGGCATCGGCTCCGGCGACTCAGCGGCGTACGCTGCGTCGTACCCGAGTTGGGACGATGTGCAACGCGCCAAGAACAACGAAGCTGCCAAGGCTGCCGAGATCACCCGAATCGAAGGGCTGATCCAGTCCTTGACGCGGAAGGTCGCTGAGACTCAGGTTGCTGCCGATACAGCCTCCGACGAGTTCTATGCAGCGCAGCAGGAGTACTTCGCTGCGATCACGGAAGCTCAGAGCCTGCAGGCGCAGGCGGACGAACAATCAGCGATTGCCGAAACCTCTGCGCGCAGGGCCGGTCAAGTTGCGGCACAGCTGTATCGCAACGGTGGAGATGATTCAGCACTGCAACTGTTCTTCTCCGGTTCCGCGGCCAACGCCGATGAGCTCCTGTCACGCCTGGGCACCATGGACAAGCTTCTCGAGTACAACCGGTCGGTCTACGATGGCGCAATCTCGGCGCGCAACACCGCCCAATCGCTGACCGATCAGGCGAAGGTTGCCCGCGACGAACGAGACCGCCTGCAGCAGGTCGCAGAGCAGAAGATGATTGCGGCACAAGAAGCGGCCGACGCCGCACAGGCCGCGCTCGACGAGCAAGCCGCGAACCTCGAGACGATGCAGGCGCAGCTCGCCGCGCTGAAAGACACCACCACGCAGACTGTCGCTGGTTACCAGTCGGGTGTGGCCGCGCGCGAGGCCGAAGAGCGCGCCCGTCGCGAACGCGAAGCCGCGGAAGCGGCAGCCAACGGTGGCGGCAACGGCGGCGGCGGAGGCTCTGCCGGTAGCGGCGGTTGGGTCCGGCCCCACGGGGGCGGCCGAAGTTCAAGCTACGGCCCGCGGACCCCGATCTGCGGTTCGCAGGGCTGCTCCTCGAGCTACCACTACGGCGCGGACATGGCCAATGGCTGCGGAGCGGCGATCTACGCCGCCAACTCCGGAACAGTGGACTACGCCGGCGCGAACGGCAACTACGGCAATTACGTCCGCATCCAACACGGCGGGGGCGTCAGCACCGGGTACGCGCACATCAAACCCAGTGGCATCCTCGTTGGCAGGGGGCAATGGGTCAATTCGGGCCAGGTCATCGCTTACGCGGGTGACACTGGACGCTCCTTCGGTTGCCATCTGCATTTCGAGGTCTACATCAATGGTGGTTACACCAACCCCGTCCGATTCATGGAAGACCGCGGCGTCTATATCTAAGGCTCCGACATGGGAGCACGAAGTGGCGCCACCCACAATGACCAGTTGGGTAGAGAGGGCTGCTCCAGTCGTCACTCGCGACATCCTTGCTAGGGATCTCAGAGAGGGAGAATGACGCTACCCATCACCGCCGTCAGCCGCGACATGATGTCGGTCCACAGCCCTGTCACCATCAGGATTCCGAGGACGATCAGCAGTATGCCTCCGCATACGTTCACCACCCGGATGTGACGACGGAGGAACTCGACCGTCTTCGCCGCCCAACCGAACCCGAATGCGACCAACAGGAACGGGATGCCGAGGCCGAGCGAATACGCGAGGCCGAGGAAGCCGGCACGGACAGGGTCGCCAGCATTGAACGAAAGCGCGATGATCGCGGCAAGCGTCGGACCCATGCACGGTGCCCAGCCGATACCAAGTGCCACTCCAAGTAGCGGCGCCCCTGCGATTCCGGCCCGGGAGCCGACGTGGAAGCGGACCTCCCGCTGGGCGA
This genomic interval from Microbacterium hydrocarbonoxydans contains the following:
- the lnt gene encoding apolipoprotein N-acyltransferase yields the protein MTVTADPLVGHALSVRPRRGNASAHDALLAAAVPFPVAIVASAIAGGMLDLAYPASGWWPATFVSATIGLWTLRGRSVPGAFLISLVYGTAFYFTHLVWVTRFLGPIPWVALAGLESLLFGAGGALIALAYRVATTRAGFGYHAITPVLVAGVWVLRETLMGNAPYTGFPWARIGFTLAESPLAEAASWVGTTGLTFLTILVCASVVEALTLRRWEPGAAAAVIVVAAMAVPLFPTEQAGMMRVGWVQGNGPSGYFDTRTTGDILRAQEEATAPLLGREMDLLVWPEGAVDADPLRDAAVAGRLDRLVQGAGAPALVNAATTRGADTFNTSMLWTSAGPQQLHDKANPVPFGEYVPDRWFYEAIAPDLIGLIQREYTPGSNTPLMNVGDVPIGLAICFDVIYDDVIHQSASSGAQMFVFQTNNADFRGTDENLQQLTIARIRALETGRTAVNVSTTGTSQVIGRDGKVLAQVAVDTTAAKITEVPLRAGTTLAVVLMPWLGWMLSIGTVLALLVMSIRQRRTHADSQEDGWMTL
- a CDS encoding DUF3515 family protein, with the translated sequence MKLKILTSGAALCALLVLTSCAPTVHLEPAANANDPLCAEVTVRLPDSIGDQARVWTDAQATAGWGTPSSVLLTCGLEPPAPTTLQCVSLGGVDWIVDEEETPNLRLTTYGRDPAAQVYVDTTTLSADAVLESLAGAIQQLPKTGECTAPVTEDPDAAGAQTGDTTP
- a CDS encoding bifunctional copper resistance protein CopD/cytochrome c oxidase assembly protein; this encodes MARGLILLVVARPISSPRELENLLRRYSTVALIAFIGVAVSGYARTLTALGRWEDLASPYGILLLTKIGALLVMGVLGAAYRRRLIAKTSEGRGAFWMIVCVELGFMGVASGVAAALARTAAPADAITLPQTTAAEILTDAPVPVALTLQRWFTAWSPDLLWVLVAGFGIVFYLVGVRRARRRGYPWPARRTISWIAGMGALLWTTSGPIAAYDDSLISMRFLAFALLSLAIPLLLVFAAPITLATLVIHPRDDGSRGPREWLLWAAHSPLARFTRRPVVAASLFATSLWLFHYSDLFRWSLYDQLGAEWMISQLLVTGCLFVRSLSPNASTTPEGRWRVASLTALTGVATFFGIATIARSDLIVAEWFGAMGRTWGPTPLQDQALAGAATLMIAGMLAILTGFSVLHTKRNNRPTDSTPVPAGRKDPRP
- a CDS encoding copper resistance CopC family protein gives rise to the protein MTSTHRTRWLASTLLALIALGIVAAPAPAALAHDNLLDTVPGADETVTQLDDVALTFSGELIDFSQASFAQVQGPDGLFYESSCSTIDRNILTTPVALGEPGVYTVLWNAVSSDGHPISESFTFTYAPTGIEPGLGWDQPACGNEQSRMQPAKASPSAVPTTEPPAADTPAPAASAGENEVASIAIPLIIAVAVIGAAVIATTVVVRQVKKNKHNKVSPDIHTDPKA
- a CDS encoding M23 family metallopeptidase is translated as MNGRLVSAATEAAEECGCAPTPAERDSFWKLSVTRRGAFGLGALGVAAFAALGIGSGDSAAYAASYPSWDDVQRAKNNEAAKAAEITRIEGLIQSLTRKVAETQVAADTASDEFYAAQQEYFAAITEAQSLQAQADEQSAIAETSARRAGQVAAQLYRNGGDDSALQLFFSGSAANADELLSRLGTMDKLLEYNRSVYDGAISARNTAQSLTDQAKVARDERDRLQQVAEQKMIAAQEAADAAQAALDEQAANLETMQAQLAALKDTTTQTVAGYQSGVAAREAEERARREREAAEAAANGGGNGGGGGSAGSGGWVRPHGGGRSSSYGPRTPICGSQGCSSSYHYGADMANGCGAAIYAANSGTVDYAGANGNYGNYVRIQHGGGVSTGYAHIKPSGILVGRGQWVNSGQVIAYAGDTGRSFGCHLHFEVYINGGYTNPVRFMEDRGVYI
- a CDS encoding cytochrome c biogenesis CcdA family protein, which produces MNADTIIGSGALWLAVPVAMLAGLVSFLSPCVLPLVPGYLGFLGGVVAPDSKGRATNAVAPQRRQLVVGVPLFILGFSVVFVLITALGGTAGVFFLRWGDLVTRILGVVIILMGLVFLGLFNFAQREVRFHVGSRAGIAGAPLLGVALGIGWAPCMGPTLAAIIALSFNAGDPVRAGFLGLAYSLGLGIPFLLVAFGFGWAAKTVEFLRRHIRVVNVCGGILLIVLGILMVTGLWTDIMSRLTAVMGSVILPL